From Streptomyces sp. NBC_01426, a single genomic window includes:
- a CDS encoding oxidoreductase, translated as MYLSTPLVLRNGTRIANRIAKAAMEESLARQPGQLPGPEIEELYRSWARGGSGLIITGNVMVDRRALTSPGTIVLDAETDLGPFRRWAEAAGSGGGQVWMQINHPGRQVRSDLPGVAWAPSDIGVSLGKHTSAFARPTAMDEADIQATIHRFATTARLAEQAGFHGVQIHAAHGYLLSQFLSPLVNRRTDQWGGSLENRARLLLRVVRAVRAAVTADFAVSIKINTADFQRGGFDVDEVEQVLAFLEGLDVDLVELSGGSIESAATMGRTADDRKLDREAYFLAIAERLVASAPMPLMLTGGIGRRASAERVLASGFAMVGLATALALRPDLPARWTEGDDVEVAAPRLNWRDRDIASAGVLAVVRTHMSRISRGLPPRPRTSARLALVLDTLRNRGMIRAYGHWLAQNPAPEAPAPLTG; from the coding sequence ATGTATCTGTCCACACCTCTCGTACTGCGGAACGGCACCCGCATCGCGAACCGCATCGCCAAGGCCGCCATGGAGGAGAGCCTGGCCCGCCAACCCGGACAGTTGCCGGGGCCGGAGATCGAGGAGCTCTACCGCAGCTGGGCCCGCGGCGGGAGCGGACTGATCATCACGGGCAACGTGATGGTGGACCGTCGTGCCCTGACTTCTCCGGGAACGATCGTGCTCGACGCCGAAACGGATCTGGGCCCCTTTCGCCGGTGGGCCGAGGCAGCCGGCTCCGGCGGGGGCCAGGTATGGATGCAGATCAACCACCCTGGACGGCAGGTACGTTCAGATCTGCCCGGTGTCGCATGGGCGCCGTCCGACATCGGCGTCAGCCTCGGGAAGCACACGAGCGCCTTCGCACGCCCGACCGCCATGGACGAGGCTGACATCCAGGCCACGATCCACCGGTTCGCGACGACGGCGCGACTCGCGGAGCAGGCCGGGTTCCACGGCGTCCAGATCCACGCGGCGCACGGCTACCTGCTCAGCCAGTTCCTCTCCCCCCTGGTCAACCGGCGCACCGATCAGTGGGGCGGCAGCCTGGAGAACAGGGCCAGGCTGCTCCTGCGGGTGGTGCGCGCCGTCCGCGCCGCGGTCACCGCGGACTTCGCGGTGAGCATCAAGATCAACACGGCTGACTTTCAGCGCGGCGGCTTCGACGTCGACGAAGTGGAACAGGTCCTCGCCTTCCTCGAAGGCCTGGATGTGGACCTCGTGGAACTTTCCGGCGGAAGCATCGAGAGCGCCGCGACCATGGGCCGCACCGCCGACGACAGGAAGCTCGACCGGGAGGCGTACTTCCTTGCCATCGCCGAGCGGCTCGTCGCCTCCGCGCCCATGCCGCTCATGCTGACCGGAGGCATCGGTCGTCGCGCGTCCGCCGAGCGGGTCCTGGCCAGCGGCTTCGCCATGGTCGGGCTCGCGACCGCCCTCGCGCTGCGCCCCGACCTGCCCGCACGCTGGACGGAGGGTGACGACGTGGAGGTTGCCGCGCCACGCCTCAACTGGCGGGACAGGGACATCGCCAGTGCGGGCGTCCTGGCCGTCGTACGGACACACATGAGCCGAATCTCCCGCGGCCTGCCGCCTCGTCCCCGCACCTCCGCGCGCCTCGCCCTCGTCCTGGACACCCTGCGCAATCGAGGGATGATCCGCGCGTACGGGCACTGGCTGGCCCAGAACCCCGCTCCGGAGGCACCCGCGCCCTTGACCGGCTGA